The following proteins are co-located in the Panthera tigris isolate Pti1 chromosome F2, P.tigris_Pti1_mat1.1, whole genome shotgun sequence genome:
- the TSPYL5 gene encoding testis-specific Y-encoded-like protein 5 — protein sequence MSGRSRGRKSSRAKNRGKGRGKARVRAAPDDAPRDPDPTQCQRLGEETQAAQVQAGAGWGGLETAAPAPPRRPGEEAACRLPLDCGLALRARAAGGRGQAATRPGLGKATSLSERLATDTVFVGTVGTVGRPKNGPRVGNRRGAAGKKASETCSAAGRVPQALAGGKLKKGATGESVSAPVGEETKVEKDAGSGPLATDGSMDTLETVQLKLETMNAQADRAYLRLSRKFGQLRLHHLERRNLLIQSIPGFWGQAFQNHPQLSSFLNNQDKEVLSYLNSLEVEELGLARLGYKIKFYFGRNPYFQNKVLIKEYGCGPSGQVVSRSTPIQWLPGHDLQSLSQGNPDNSRSFFGWFSNHSSIESDKIVEIINEELWPNPLQYYLMSEGARAEKGKEGRQGPARQPVETPEPGANKSN from the coding sequence ATGAGCGGCCGAAGTAGGGGTAGAAAGTCCTCCCGCGCCAAAAACCGGGGCAAAGGCCGAGGCAAAGCCCGAGTTCGCGCTGCTCCTGACGACGCCCCCCGCGACCCGGACCCAACACAGTGCCAGAGGCTCGGGGAGGAAACCCAGGCGGCACAGGTGCAGGCTGGCGCGGGTTGGGGTGGCCTGGAAACCGCTGCGCCCGCGCCGCCCCGTCGGCCCGGGGAGGAGGCTGCCTGCCGGCTCCCCCTGGATTGTGGCCTCGCGCTCCGGGCCCGAGCTGCGGGGGGTCGCGGGCAGGCTGCGACCAGGCCCGGCCTGGGGAAGGCCACATCCCTCTCGGAGCGCCTAGCGACAGACACGGTCTTCGTGGGAACCGTGGGAACCGTGGGAAGGCCAAAAAATGGCCCCCGCGTTGGAAATCGGCGTGGTGCTGCTGGGAAGAAGGCCTCAGAAACCTGTAGCGCAGCGGGGAGAGTACCTCAGGCCCTAGCTGGTGGGAAGCTGAAGAAAGGGGCCACTGGGGAGAGCGTCTCCGCCCCTGTGGGAGAAGAAACGAAGGTGGAGAAGGATGCAGGGTCAGGGCCCCTGGCGACAGATGGCAGCATGGATACGCTGGAGACCGTCCAGCTGAAGCTGGAGACCATGAACGCCCAGGCGGACAGGGCCTACCTTCGGCTCTCGCGCAAGTTCGGGCAGTTGCGACTGCATCACTTAGAGCGCAGGAACCTCCTCATCCAGAGTATCCCAGGTTTCTGGGGGCAGGCTTTTCAGAACCACCCCCAGCTCTCATCCTTTCTGAACAACCAAGATAAAGAGGTTCTCAGCTACTTGAACAGCCTGGAGGTGGAAGAGCTTGGCCTCGCGAGATTGGGCTACAAAATCAAGTTCTACTTCGGGCGCAACCCCTATTTCCAAAATAAGGTGCTCATCAAGGAATACGGGTGTGGGCCTTCGGGTCAGGTGGTGTCTCGTTCTACTCCAATCCAGTGGCTCCCGGGCCATGATCTCCAGTCGTTAAGCCAGGGCAACCCAGACAACAGCCGTAGCTTCTTTGGGTGGTTTTCAAACCACAGCTCCATTGAGTCTGACAAGATTGTGGAGATCATCAACGAGGAACTGTGGCCCAATCCCCTGCAGTACTACCTTATGAGTGAAGGGGCCcgtgcagagaaaggaaaggagggcaggCAAGGTCCAGCAAGGCAGCCAGTGGAGACCCCTGAGCCTGGGGCAAACAAGTCCAACTGA